One Triticum dicoccoides isolate Atlit2015 ecotype Zavitan chromosome 4B, WEW_v2.0, whole genome shotgun sequence genomic window carries:
- the LOC119294860 gene encoding probable protein kinase At2g41970 — protein MWCCAGEREEYHGPPAGNFATPPPRPPAQARGPNAPRNGLGPAKVLPINVPAVTLAELNRLTGNFGARSLVGEGSYGRVYRAKLATGETVAVKMFDNGGSGQSEAEFCAQLSVVSRLKSDHFTQMLGYCLELNNRIVLYEFATNGSLYDILHGKKGVQGAEPGPALTWAQRARVALGAARGLEYLHEKVQPSVIHRDVRSSNVLVFDGHEGKIADFNLTNQSADTAARLHSTKVLGTFGYHAPEYAMTGQLTHKSDVYSFGVVLLELLTGRKPVDHTMPKGQQSLVTWATPRLSEDKVKQCIDPKLNNDYPPKAVAKLAAVAALCVQYEADFRPNMTIVVKALQPLVGARPGGGDH, from the exons ATGTGGTGCTGCGCCGGCGAGAGGGAGGAGTACCACGGCCCGCCGGCCGGCAACTTTGCCACGCCGCCCCCGCGACCACCAG CGCAAGCTAGAGGGCCCAACGCGCCAAGGAACGGCTTGGGGCCGGCCAAGGTGCTGCCCATCAACGTCCCGGCGGTCACGCTGGCGGAGCTGAACCGCCTCACGGGCAACTTCGGCGCCCGGTCGCTGGTCGGGGAGGGCTCCTACGGCCGCGTGTATCGCGCCAAGCTGGCCACCGGTGAGACCGTGGCCGTCAAGATGTTCGACAATGGCGGCTCCGGGCAGTCGGAGGCCGAGTTCTGCGCGCAGTTGTCGGTGGTGTCGCGGCTCAAGAGCGACCACTTCACGCAGATGCTGGGCTACTGCCTGGAGCTCAACAACCGGATCGTGCTCTACGAGTTCGCCACCAACGGCTCCCTCTACGACATCCTGCACGGCAAGAAGGGCGTGCAGGGCGCCGAGCCCGGCCCGGCGCTCACGTGGGCCCAGCGCGCCCGGGTGGCCCTCGGCGCTGCCAGGGGGCTCGAGTACCTGCACGAGAAGGTGCAGCCGTCCGTGATCCACCGCGACGTCCGCTCCAGCAACGTGCTCGTCTTCGACGGCCATGAGGGCAAGATCGCCGACTTCAACCTCACCAACCAATCCGCCGACACGGCCGCACGCCTCCACTCCACCAAGGTGCTCGGCACGTTTGGGTACCACGCGCCCGAGTACGCCATGACCGGCCAGCTCACGCACAAGAGCGACGTCTACAGCTTCGGGGTCgtcctcctcgagctcctcaccgGCAGGAAGCCCGTCGACCACACCATGCCCAAGGGCCAGCAGAGCCTCGTCACCTGG GCCACGCCGAGACTGAGCGAGGACAAGGTCAAGCAGTGCATCGATCCCAAGCTCAACAACGACTACCCGCCAAAAGCAGTGGCCAAG CTCGCGGCGGTGGCGGCCTTGTGCGTGCAGTACGAAGCCGACTTCAGGCCCAACATGACCATTGTCGTGAAGGCTCTCCAACCACTTGTCGGTGCCCGTCCGGGAGGAGGAGATCACTAG
- the LOC119294859 gene encoding protein NRT1/ PTR FAMILY 8.3-like, producing the protein MAEAGDPTLEQGLLADPEESNQLTYTGDGSVDFSGNPVVKEKTGRWKACPFILGNECCERLAYYGISTNLVTYLTKKLHDGNSSAARNVTTWQGTCYLTPLIGAILADAYWGRYWTIATFSTIYFIGMSVLTLSASVPMLMPPSCEGVICPEASPLQYTVFFLGLYLIALGTGGIKPCVSSFGADQFDDTDPAERIQKGSFFNWFYFSINIGALISSSFLVWVQDNLGWGLGFGIPTVFMGLAIISFFAGTSLYRFQKPGGSPITRVCQVVAATLRKWNAHVPADSSLLYELPDGVSAIEGSRQLEHTDELRCLDKAATITDLDVKEDSFNNPWRVCTVTQVEELKILVRMFPVWATTIVFSAVYAQMSTMFVEQGMVLDPTIGSFKIPPASLSTFDVVSVIIWVPIYDSILVPIARRFTGKERGFSELQRMGIGLVISILAMSAAAVLEIKRLAIAREAHLVDQNVPVPLSILWQIPQYFLVGASEVFTFIGALEFFYDQSPDAMRSLCSALQLITTALGNYLSAFILTMVAYFTTRGGRPGWIPDNLNEGRLDNFFWLLAGLSFLNFLVYVLCANRFKSKKAA; encoded by the exons ATGGCAGAGGCCGGCGACCCCACCCTGGAGCAGGGGCTCCTCGCTGACCCGGAG GAATCGAACCAACTTACATACACTGGAGATGGATCCGTCGACTTTTCTGGAAACCCTGTCGTGAAGGAGAAAACTGGTAGATGGAAGGCATGCCCGTTCATCTTAG GTAATGAATGCTGCGAGCGGTTGGCCTATTATGGCATCTCGACAAACCTTGTGACTTATTTGACGAAAAAACTGCATGATGGTAACTCCTCTGCTGCTAGAAACGTGACTACATGGCAGGGAACTTGCTATTTGACTCCCCTTATTGGAGCTATTCTGGCTGATGCATACTGGGGGAGGTATTGGACGATCGCAACGTTCTCCACAATATACTTCATT GGGATGTCAGTACTGACTCTTTCAGCATCAGTTCCTATGCTCATGCCTCCATCTTGTGAAGGAGTCATTTGCCCAGAAGCCAGTCCTTTGCAGTATACCGTATTTTTTCTTGGTCTTTACCTGATTGCGCTCGGTACTGGTGGAATCAAGCCATGTGTCTCATCTTTTGGAGCGGATCAATTTGATGACACAGATCCGGCTGAGCGAATCCAGAAGGGATCTTTCTTCAATTGGTTCTATTTTTCAATAAACATTGGTGCTCTTATATCAAGCAGTTTTCTGGTTTGGGTGCAAGACAATTTAGGATGGGGATTAGGCTTTGGCATTCCGACAGTTTTCATGGGTCTTGCCATCATAAGCTTCTTCGCCGGCACGTCACTTTATAGATTCCAAAAGCCAGGTGGCAGTCCTATCACACGAGTATGCCAGGTAGTTGCTGCCACTTTGCGCAAGTGGAATGCACATGTTCCAGCTGACAGCTCTCTCTTGTACGAGCTACCAGATGGGGTTTCAGCAATTGAAGGGAGTCGGCAGTTGGAGCACACTGATGAACTCAG ATGTCTGGACAAGGCGGCTACAATTACTGATCTTGATGTGAAAGAAGATAGCTTCAACAACCCATGGCGGGTGTGCACCGTCACCCAGGTGGAGGAACTGAAGATTTTGGTAAGGATGTTCCCTGTCTGGGCAACGACAATTGTGTTTTCAGCTGTCTATGCTCAGATGTCCACCATGTTTGTGGAACAAGGGATGGTGCTTGATCCAACGATCGGCTCATTCAAGATCCCTCCAGCATCTCTATCCACCTTTGACGTGGTTAGTGTCATCATATGGGTTCCTATCTACGACAGCATCCTGGTCCCGATAGCCAGGAGGTTCACCGGCAAGGAGAGGGGCTTTTCAGAGCTGCAGCGGATGGGCATCGGCCTGGTAATCTCCATCCTAGCAATGTCAGCAGCCGCGGTCCTCGAGATAAAAAGGCTGGCCATCGCCAGGGAGGCGCACCTGGTGGACCAGAACGTCCCGGTCCCGCTGAGCATCCTGTGGCAAATCCCTCAGTACTTCCTGGTCGGCGCCTCGGAGGTGTTCACCTTCATCGGGGCGCTCGAGTTCTTCTACGACCAGTCGCCGGACGCCATGAGGAGCCTCTGCAGCGCGCTGCAGCTCATCACCACCGCGCTCGGGAACTACCTCAGCGCCTTCATCCTCACCATGGTCGCCTACTTCACGACGAGGGGAGGGAGACCCGGGTGGATCCCCGACAACCTGAACGAGGGGCGCCTCGATAACTTCTTCTGGCTGCTCGCGGGGCTCAGCTTTCTCAACTTCTTGGTGTACGTGCTGTGCGCCAACAGGTTCAAGAGCAAGAAAGCGGCTTGA